In Planctomycetota bacterium, the DNA window CCGCGATGCTCGCAGCGGACGAGCAGCACGATGCATACATCGTGCAGTACATCGGCCAGCCCGTCGCCGCCGCGGATGCCGCGCTCGAAGATGCCGGCGCCATCGTCGTCCGCCACCTCGCCGACCACGCCCGCATCGTCCGCATGGACGACGCGGCGCGGGACCGGGTGGCCGACCTCGACATCGTCCGCTGGGTCGGCCCGTTCCACCCGGCGTACAAGCTCGATGAGCCCATCCTCCAGCAGTTCGTGCTGGGCGGCGGCGTCTCGAGCTTCGTTGATCCGCCCGTTCGCTATTCCATCGAGCTATTCGAGGACGGCCCCGAGGCCATGCTGGCTGCGACCCAGGCCGTCGCGCAGGCCGGCGGCGCGGTCGACCTGGAGGTGCCCGAGACCGGCCGCCTCGAGGCCTCGCTCACCCAGGACCAGCTGCTCTCGATCGTCCGCCTGGGCAACGTGCACTTCGTCGACCACTGGGCGGCGCCCGAGACGGACATGAACATCGCCCGCTCCATCGGCGGCGCGGCCTACCTCGATTCGGTCGCCGGCTACACGGGCGCGGGCGTCAGCGGCGAGGTGATGGACAGCGGCATCCTCCGCACCCACCAGGAATTCCAGGACCCGCCACCCGTGCTACACACCGGCACCGGCGTCGATAGCCACGGCACCGCCACCTACAGCATCGTGTTCGCCGATGGCGTGTCGCCCGCCGCCAAGGGCATGCTCCCCGATGGCCGCGGCATCTTCGCCAGCTACTTCGGCCTGGGCAACCGCTACGTGCACACGCGCGAGCTGGTCATCCCCACGGGCACGTTCCGCGCCGTCTTCCAGAGCAACAGCTGGGGCAGCGGCCTGACCACCTCCTACTCGACGACGACATCGGAGATGGACCGCATCATCTTCGACAACGACATCCTGATCACCCAATCGCAGTCCAACCAGGGCAGCCGCCAGTCGAGGCCCCAGGCCTGGGCCAAGAACATCGTGTCCGTCGGCGGCGTCGTCCACCGCAACACGCTGTCCAAGTCCGACGACTGCTGGTGCAGCGGCGCCAGCATCGGCCCTGCCTCCGACGGCCGCATCAAGCCCGACCTGACACATTTCTACGAGTTCACCCGCGCCGCCACGAGCGCGAGCACGGGGGCCTACACCGAGTTCGGCGGCACCAGCGGCGCCACGCCCATCGTCGCCGGCCACTTCGGCCTGTTCTTCCAGATGTGGGCCGATGGCATCTTCGGCAACCCCGTCTCGGGTGGCGACGTCTTCGACGAGCGGGCCCGATTCAGCACCGCCAAGGCGATGATGATCAACACCGCCGACCCCTACGCCTTCAGCAGCCCGAGCTCGGACAAGAGCCGCGTGAAGCAGGGCTGGGGCATGCCCGACCTCCGCGAGATGTACGACGGCCGCGAGTCCTTCTTCGTCGTCGACGAGACCGACATCCTCGAGGAACTCGACACGGCCACCTACCCGCTCGTCGTTCCCGCGGGCGAGGACCAGCTCCGCGTGACCCTGACCTGGTCGGACCCCAACGGCACGACCTCGTCGACCGTCCACCGCATCAACAACCTCGACCTGCGGGTCACCGCGCCCGACGGCAGCGTCTATTGGGGCAACGTCGGCCTC includes these proteins:
- a CDS encoding GC-type dockerin domain-anchored protein, with the protein product MNRTHHTPRRIASACGLALACAPAALAASDDLVAVQSQDAISTLTLDGAPFRSTPADVVDLRAVAVPGSDAVLVSWTERTASGTVGYSAVARDGRSVDRVSVDGDTIRLRYAEFDPGRAVPAVPAMLAADEQHDAYIVQYIGQPVAAADAALEDAGAIVVRHLADHARIVRMDDAARDRVADLDIVRWVGPFHPAYKLDEPILQQFVLGGGVSSFVDPPVRYSIELFEDGPEAMLAATQAVAQAGGAVDLEVPETGRLEASLTQDQLLSIVRLGNVHFVDHWAAPETDMNIARSIGGAAYLDSVAGYTGAGVSGEVMDSGILRTHQEFQDPPPVLHTGTGVDSHGTATYSIVFADGVSPAAKGMLPDGRGIFASYFGLGNRYVHTRELVIPTGTFRAVFQSNSWGSGLTTSYSTTTSEMDRIIFDNDILITQSQSNQGSRQSRPQAWAKNIVSVGGVVHRNTLSKSDDCWCSGASIGPASDGRIKPDLTHFYEFTRAATSASTGAYTEFGGTSGATPIVAGHFGLFFQMWADGIFGNPVSGGDVFDERARFSTAKAMMINTADPYAFSSPSSDKSRVKQGWGMPDLREMYDGRESFFVVDETDILEELDTATYPLVVPAGEDQLRVTLTWSDPNGTTSSTVHRINNLDLRVTAPDGSVYWGNVGLDTGIWSDPGGSANNVDTVENVFVQSPEAGTWTVEVIAAEINRDGHRETPIRDVDFALVAQGVDGLAAAFELPFEDQVPDADVDREKWIELSGSIIATTLGFNPPSEPYSILIANEPLLASNRINVPLDLSPNVDVSFWSEHRGVEAGETLVAEYFSTFFDEWRELTTVVSDGSDQTEFVQHTIDLPLDGYGETFRLRFRAPGSDATDQWYIDDVFVGEPDSTGCRADFDGDGALTIFDFLAFQNAFDSGDLAADFDGDGALTIFDFLAFQNEFDAGCP